Proteins co-encoded in one Osmerus mordax isolate fOsmMor3 chromosome 11, fOsmMor3.pri, whole genome shotgun sequence genomic window:
- the LOC136952119 gene encoding rho GTPase-activating protein 32-like, which yields MEAGCGVAAVIGNAVSGLQGEPGSGDVLEGTVVPCPSLGEGLPPLEGNRDSDVPAEKHPSETSPSTHMTHAAQARSDEVTERPAEPPLRSCVSTASMKVKNMKKLTFPRGHFPRLAECAHFHYETVDFGSVQLSFAEEQSEGQKSGLDSKELHFLVQIGCQSRSWLVKRSYEDFRVLDKHLHLCIYDRRFSQLSELPRLDTLKDTGETETQMLSAYLARLSVIADNKINCGPVLTWMEIDNKGNHLLVAEEASINVPAIAAAHVTKRYTAQATDELTFEVGDIVSVIDMPPKEDTGWWRGKHGFQVGFFPCDCVELISEKIPPCVSSSVPKPVCKKHGKLVTFLRTFMKSRPPPQKLRQRGILRERVFGCDLGEHLLNSGHEVPQVIRSCTEFIEKHGVVDGMYRLSGISSNIQKLRHEFDSEQIPDLTRDVFKQDIHSVGSLCKLYFRELPNPLLTYQLYERFSEAVSAATDEERLVKIHNVIQQLPPPHYRTLEFLMRHLSHLATFSPVTNMHTKNLAIVWAPNLLRSRQIESACFSGTAAFMEVRIQSVVVEFILNNTEALFSPKLNSVIRDNAGNNTLSRPKSLMVSSPSTKLLSLEEAQARTQSQLGSPVTTPCLAHSDYIEVGEGPGALQGRFHTVIDLPMESKRTQGKGKKSPVGNWLSFFHLGKSSSVTKRKLKRHPSEPNEIKSIALPGGRGDGGTLRSAKSEESLTSLHNVEGESQMYQPSRPRSTSDALSAAFKDDLRHARAKGDLHSNQTKEAQNSADTVSGPACASLRHQEDELDLFPPDPGMSSLDFDPMSFQCSPPAAFPGPQRKESVRWRRSAGASSESEHISSANNAISSCQSPDVTPVRVRGGDKAPRPLSPKLRRKSSKSPVVVEADVRVGQPRSCHGAASPSPPPVPSTSPPRELHHAAGRAGREPSPPSTVSQVSALTDNSQAAQNLPEPGDRLVSSVSVLPPHPPMTSAARQLALALAESAQKASSRSSTRRSAQTQTPSYSPQRQEPPLRQDRTPRPSVLHLRAQPQDFTEPPISPAAPLLASPSVHTDGHSCFIPAHGLPIHLSPETIQDPEGNFTSPVSPVPSAGLEGPERGQREARERPLGAVGPVQPQMAPIYHSPSGSAPAPQPVCSIPSPSHPDFVTAFNYRTVLSEASMPKSLEEVLPRPSQPPSALRYSPEEERALELAEAEAYRHYRVHNAGVPHYPRPDNLPLHLAGPQGVYSTLGLRDRQHPSSPQYRAPPRSELSPSGLHRPLGQWQRPEDRAVGYPAIRRARSFHAPQLSRVQLAEAEVVPPDTMFYVQEKPYPWLVQSDLPPVQPYFENGRVQYRYSPYADVSPPEESYYYVDPYRTNRIRHSQSYTMRSTRDSAPPGYYPYPSHLVSPVDRKVLMESRDTVIYEARQPEGFDRLVYQPIRAENRARQRSQGPIMSPYEKLDPPLPQREYRGREIMHTRSRSDPGNACLLSIDRVDSQQDTRATSQNPPGHQVAEPDVTRHQRANWPSEEPTQPRRESVSRRSQSRQGPSQPQRSQPQLRKVPSLQERSCSNLRSLEPGGRSQSRGREQERVMMGNAVNSYSHSARPKPAAPRRPGRSQSIKEPRHFPHHHHATSPLEPDLPGSFSTQPNRRTQSTKSRPTHYDNLEGFYPASRAKAPRPGKVLAGPFPAHGCMSPHSHRLLSKALGHGAFPHSGLRPEAGVYAE from the exons ATGGAGGCTGGCTGTGGGGTTGCCGCGGTGATCGGGAATGCTGTCTCAGGACTCCAGGGAGAACCAGGAAGTGGTGACGTCCTTGAAGG GACTGTGGTACCCTGTCCTAGCCTGGGTGAAGGCTTGCCCCCCCTGGAGGGGAACAGAGACTCTGATGTTCCAGCAGAGAAGCACCCTTCAGAGACATCCCCATCCACG CATATGACACACGCGGCCCAGGCGAGGAGTGATGAGGTCACAGAGCGTCCTGCCGAGCCCCCCCTGCGTTCCTGCGTCAGCACGGCCAGCATGAAGGTCAAGAACATGAAGAA GCTGACGTTTCCCAGAGGGCACTTTCCCAGGCTGGCAGAGTGTGCCCACTTTCACTATGAAACTGTTGACTTTGGCAGTGTGCAG CTGTCCTTTGCAGAAGAGCAGAGTGAGGGGCAGAAGAGTGGTCTAGACTCCAAGGAGCTGCACTTCCTGGTCCAGATAGGCTGCCAG AGCCGGAGCTGGCTGGTGAAGCGTTCTTATGAGGACTTCCGCGTTTTGGATAAACATCTTCACCTGTGCATCTATGATCGCCGTTTCTCCCAGCTCTCCGAACTGCCTCGCCTGGACACACTGAAGGACACAGGAGAG ACAGAGACCCAGATGCTGTCAGCTTACCTGGCCCGTCTCTCTGTCATTGCCGACAACAAGATCAACTGTGGGCCGGTTCTCACATGGATGGAG ATCGACAACAAGGGGAATCATCTGCTGGTGGCTGAAGAAGCCTCCATCAATGTCCCGGCCATCGCTGCTGCCCACGTCACCAAGCGCTACACTGCCCAGGCCACTGACGAGCTGACCTTTGAG GTCGGAGACATTGTGTCTGTCATCGACATGCCTCCTAAAGAAGAcacaggctggtggagagggaaACATGGCTTTCAG GTTGGATTCTTCCCCTGTGACTGTGTGGAGCTGATAAGTGAAAAGATCCCCCCCTGTGTCTCCAGCTCTGTGCCTAAACCAG TGTGCAAGAAGCACGGGAAGCTGGTCACGTTCCTGAGGACCTTCATGAAGTCTCGCCCTCCCCCTCAGAAGCTGAGGCAGCGTGGCATACTCAGGGAGAGGGTGTTTGGCTGTGACCTGGGGGAACACCTCCTCAACTCGGGTCATGAGG TTCCCCAGGTGATAAGGAGCTGTACAGAGTTCATAGAGAAGCATGGGGTGGTCGATGGGATGTATCGCCTCTCTGGAATCTCCTCCAACATCCAGAAACTGAG ACATGAGTTTGACTCGGAGCAGATACCTGACCTGACCAGGGATGTGTTCAAGCAGGACATCCACTCTGTGGGCTCCCTCTGCAAGCTGTACTTCAGAGAGCTACCCAATCCGCTCCTCACCTACCAGCTCTACGAGAGATTCTCA GAAGCCGTGTCTGCAGCCACCGATGAGGAGAGGCTGGTCAAAATCCACAACGTCATCCAGcagcttccccctccccactacAG GACCCTGgagttcctcatgagacatctGTCCCATCTGGCCACGTTCAGCCCCGTCACCAACATGCACACCAAAAACCTGGCCATCGTCTGGGCACCTAACCTGCTCAG GTCCAGGCAGATCGAGTCGGCCTGTTTCAGCGGGACAGCTGCCTTCATGGAGGTGCGGATCCAGTCTGTGGTGGTGGAGTTCATCCTCAACAACACCGAGGCGCTCTTCAGCCCCAAACTCAACTCTGTAATACGGGACAATGCAG GCAACAACACTCTCTCCAGGCCCAAGTCTTTGATGGTGAGCTCACCGTCCACCAAGTTGCTGTCCTTGGAGGAGGCCCAGGCTCGTACCCAGTCCCAGCTGGGTTCCCCAGTCACCACCCCCTGCCTGGCCCACAGCGACTACatcgaggtgggggaggggccaggggctCTGCAAGGCAGGTTCCACACCGTCATTGACCTGCCCATGGAAAG CAAGCGCACTCAGGGAAAAGGGAAGAAGTCTCCTGTGGGGAATTGGCTGTCCTTCTTCCACCTGGGCAAGTCGTCCTCCGTGACCAAGCGCAAGTTGAAGAGGCACCCCAGCGAGCCCAATGAGATCAAGAGCATCGCCCTGCCAG gtggaagaggagatggaggaacacTGAGGTCTGCTAAAAGTGAAGAATCTCTCACCTCTTTGCACAATGTGGAAG GTGAGTCTCAGATGTACCAGCCCTCTCGCCCTCGCTCCACCAGCGACGCCCTCTCCGCCGCCTTCAAGGATGACCTGCGGCATGCCCGGGCCAAAGGCGATCTCCATAGCAACCAGACCAAGGAGGCACAGAACAGCGCTGACACCGTCAGTGGCCCAGCATGCGCCTCTCTTCGGCATCAAGAAGATGAGCTTGACCTCTTCCCTCCTGACCCCGGCATGTCCTCCCTGGACTTTGACCCCATGTCCTTCCAGTGCAGCCCGCCCGCCGCGTTTCCCGGCCCACAGCGGAAGGAAAGCGTCAGATGGAGAAGGAGTGCGGGGGCTTCCAGCGAATCAGAGCACATCTCATCCGCCAACAACGCCATCAGCAGCTGCCAGTCCCCTGATGTCACTCCCGTccgtgtgagagggggggacaaAGCCCcgcgtcctctctcccccaaacTCAGACGGAAGTCCTCCAAATCCCCCGTCGTCGTCGAGGCAGATGTGCGGGTCGGACAGCCAAGGAGCTGCCACGGTgccgcctccccctctcccccgcctgtcccctccacctcccccccacggGAGCTCCATCATGCTGCAGGGAGGGCGGGGAGAgagcccagcccccccagcaccGTCAGCCAGGTCTCTGCTCTCACTGACAACAGCCAGGCTGCACAGAACCTGCCAGAACCAG GAGATAGACTTGTGAGTTCAGTGTCtgtccttcctcctcaccctccgaTGACGAGTGCCGCCCGCCAGCTGGCCCTGGCCCTCGCAGAGTCTGCCCAGAAGGCCAGCAGCCGGAGCTCCACCAGGAGGAGCGCCCAGACCCAGACACCCAGCTACTCTCCCCAGAGACAGGAGCCTCCGCTCAGGCAGGACAGAACGCCTCgaccctctgtcctccacctccgTGCCCAGCCTCAGGATTTCACCGAACCACCGATCTCGCCAGCTGCTCCACTGTTAGCTTCGCCTAGCGTTCATACAGACGGCCACAGCTGCTTTATCCCTGCACATGGTTTGCCTATTCACCTCAGCCCAGAGACAATACAGGACCCTGAGGGAAACTTCACTTCTCCTGTGAGTCCAGTCCCGTCCGCAGGCCTGGAGGGGCCAGAGAGgggccagagagaggccagagagaggcctCTAGGGGCTGTGGGGCCTGTTCAGCCTCAAATGGCGCCCATCTACCACAGTCCCTCGGGGTCGGCTCCCGCCCCTCAGCCGGTCTGCTCCATTCCGAGCCCCTCCCACCCTGACTTTGTCACAGCCTTTAACTACCGCACAGTCCTATCCGAGGCCTCCATGCCGAAATCCTTGGAGGAGGTTCTTCCAcgtccctctcagcctccctctgccctccgctacagccctgaggaggagagggctctGGAGCTGGCCGAGGCCGAGGCCTACAGACACTACCGGGTCCACAACGCAGGAGTACCTCACTACCCCCGACCTGACAACCTGCCTCTCCACCTGGCTGGGCCCCAGGGCGTGTACAGCACTCTGGGTCTGCGAGACCGccaacacccctcctcccctcagtaCCGAGCCCCCCCCCGGAGCGAGCTGTCCCCCAGTGGTCTGCATAGACCGCTGGGCCAGTGGCAGAGGCCGGAGGATCGAGCTGTAGGCTACCCAGCCATCCGCAGGGCGCGCTCCTTCCACGCTCCACAGCTCAGCCGCGTCCAGCTGGCTGAGGCTGAGGTCGTGCCCCCAGATACCATGTTCTACGTCCAGGAAAAGCCATACCCGTGGCTCGTCCAGTCAGACCTCCCTCCGGTCCAGCCCTACTTTGAGAATGGCCGTGTCCAGTACCGTTACAGCCCATACGCAGACGTCAGCCCTCCGGAGGAGTCATACTACTATGTGGACCCTTACCGGACCAATCGGATCAGACACAGCCAGTCCTACACCATGCGCTCCACTAGAGACAGTGCACCTCCTGGGTACTATCCGTATCCTTctcacctggtctctcctgtagACAGGAAGGTCCTAATGGAGAGCAGAGATACAGTCATCTATGAGGCCCGCCAACCTGAAGGCTTTGATAGACTAGtctatcagccaatcagagcggaGAACCGAGCCAGGCAGAGGTCTCAGGGCCCTATCATGTCCCCCTACGAGAAGCtggaccctcccctcccccagagagAATACAGGGGCAGAGAGATCATGCACACCAGAAGCAGGTCAGATCCAGGGAatgcctgcctcctctccatcGACAGGGTAGACAGCCAGCAGGACACGAGGGCTACGTCCCAGAACCCTCCAGGACACCAGGTGGCCGAGCCAGATGTCACCAGACACCAGAGAGCTAACTGGCCCAGTGAGGAGCCAACCCAgcccaggagagagagtgtctccAGGAGAAGCCAGTCCAGACAgggcccctcccagccccagagAAGCCAACCGCAGCTACGCAAGGTCCCCTCGCTGCAAGAGAGGAGCTGCTCCAACCTGAGGAGCTTGGAGCCGGGAGGGAGGAGCCAGAGCCGGGGGCGGGAGCAGGAGCGGGTGATGATGGGCAACGCTGTCAACAGCTACTCCCACTCAGCCAGGCCAAAGCCCGCCGCTCCCAGGAGACCGGGGCGTTCCCAGAGCATCAAGGAGCCCCGTCatttcccccaccaccaccacgccaCATCCCCTCTGGAACCAGACCTCCCTGGCTCCTTCTCCACCCAGCCCAACAGAAGAACTCAAAGCACCAAATCTAGACCAACACACTACGACAACCTGGAGGGGTTTTACCCAGCTTCCCGGGCCAAAGCCCCCAGGCCTGGTAAAGTCCTGGCCGGCCCATTCCCTGCCCATGGTTGCATGTCTCCTCACAGCCACAGACTGCTGTCGAAAGCCTTGGGCCATGGAGCTTTTCCACACTCTGGCCTGAGACCAGAAGCGGGGGTCTATGCCGAGTGA